A genomic window from Silene latifolia isolate original U9 population chromosome Y, ASM4854445v1, whole genome shotgun sequence includes:
- the LOC141631517 gene encoding uncharacterized protein LOC141631517: MGYYFYHPSEHKLVVARNATFLEKEFLESGSHGVKIDLDAIKDTNESTVAQEHEMPIEQPLFDVLQLTQIVQNSNVKENRLINESTQEPEQPENQVVHESLRRSTRERHAPNRLNLLVQDDEGNHIDDIAHVDDDPRSFKEAMASQDHEKWLKAMELEMESLRINKVWTLVDNSKDKTHWMQMGV; encoded by the coding sequence ATGGGATACTATTTCTATCACCCATCTGAACATAAATTGGTTGTGGCCAGAAATGCAACTTTTCTGGAAAAGGAATTCCTTGAAAGTGGAAGTCATGGTGTAAAAATAGATCTTGATGCGATCAAAGATACCAATGAATCAACAGTGGCTCAAGAGCATGAGATGCCAATTGAGCAACCTTTATTTGATGTCTTACAGTTGACACAAATAGTTCAAAACTCAAATGTTAAGGAAAATCGGTTGATTAATGAATCAACGCAGGAACCTGAGCAACCAGAGAATCAAGTAGTACATGAGTCTCTTAGAAGGTCGACTAGGGAACGCCATGCACCAAATAGATTAAATCTATTAGTGCAAGATGACGAGGGTAATCATATTGATGATATTGCTCACGTCGATGATGATCCAAGGTCCTTTAAAGAGGCTATGGCAAGTCAAGATCATGAGAAATGGCTTAAGGCTATGGAATTAGAGATGGAGTCTTTGAGAATCAACAAAGTGTGGACTTTGGTTGATAACTCTAAGGACAAAACCCATTGGATGCAAATGGGTGTTTAA